A genomic segment from Amphiura filiformis chromosome 10, Afil_fr2py, whole genome shotgun sequence encodes:
- the LOC140162480 gene encoding extracellular matrix organizing protein FRAS1-like, protein MKLYCFILGLVLVICTIWESGLAQIVCNDPGGFILISDNNGGGRTIYTAPIPGSTSSTDKVDLTVTTVSDFTSIAFHQATSTLFWAEKGVAGGPPTTTPPQLYREPINECYTTGPVMFLDGSVKTDSMDVTITAMTIDETNHRLYWAERYVAGTPFETTHAIWTVSLNSDDPNGAKTKLYDDPDVGNDPTVEIVDLEFDLNTQQLYWVLNTGSPRRAAADGSGVIISRPPDSTVDSMGVVGIELDITNGNIYLQHKTSCEIHQLDINLSYVSQTPLYSDVSCTAIDFFLSAVSAAEGFYTLTNNHALIQIPLSGGSDSKTDIVNDLNLDTPINMIFVPNCPIQATQISFTASKYTTCEGTNITVEILRSPPCYDPVVARVLHYGGSASASRPSDYGAKSGDSEGIKFPNLQSFTSVSFEIYADDRTEGNETFIVELADPSQYAHVSLGEPYKAEVTIIDKSSYIQFAESAYEVREGDPTLMTITLERIGNLENSASVSLVATPGTAMEGDDYDPNIADVTFNAFESKATAVISITDDDILEMDETFQISIFEPQSQGQSSTEVLIKDDEIGFTFQQDGNEFNEDIGEVIIPVERVGSTELEGSVNIAFRDSNEDHTAMVGEDFTHFNPTTLTFAPGQSVVNIYVFITNDNEYESTESFQISISDPQPEGSDIIIATTTVSILDDEENIRFAKNQATAREGETTILRLQLIRDVALKETSVLITSCEAYRSAVGGQDFVPINSAVVRFILGNTTAYTPDVIILNDNIGEVYESFRLVITSPEQGAIACNEDMTNDIYIGIIDDDGATHRFSSSNYVIPEYSANLKVRINQEGILSDDDQQRVTLSAISGSAINNQDFVFNGPRRLNFGDTGYTDVLIQIVSDNEYEQGGETFTLQLTNDDGDILDTASVTIQDDDRPPIPPQPQSYYFREDSITVVESKGEIRVVVLRTERSIPATILIDTVTGSATPGDDYFPLNRYPVEFSAGDLIAEKVIYIVNDEDGEDTETFQVVLSSPTDGGSITGGPLTVTITDDDESIDNALSTAVLIGIIAGILGALIVLAVLMCVCYIAFISNGRRTACAVPPVQYNSRYGQPITY, encoded by the exons ATCCCGGCGGATTCATACTGATCAGCGATAATAATGGAGGTGGTAGGACAATATATACTGCACCCATTCCCGGGAGTACCTCAAGTACTGACAAGGTCGATTTAACGGTTACTACAGTTAGTGATTTTACAAGCATTGCTTTTCATCAGGCAACCTCTACATTATTTTGGGCAGAGAAGGGCGTAGCAGGAGGTCCCCCTACCACTACTCCACCTCAACTTTACCGTGAGCCtatcaatgaatgttatacgaccGGACCTGTAATGTTTTTGGACGGTTCCGTCAAGACAGATTCTATGG ATGTAACTATAACAGCAATGACTATTGATGAAACAAATCATAGATTGTACTGGGCAGAACGCTACGTTGCCGGTACTCCATTCGAAACAACTCATGCGATATGGACGGTTTCTCTCAACAGTGACGACCCCAATGGAGCCAAAACCAAGCTATATGACGATCCAGATGTGGGCAATGATCCGACTGTTGAGATCGTAGATTTGGAATTTGACCTGAATACTCAACAACTTTACTGGGTATTAAACACCGGCTCACCGAGACGGGCTGCGGCTGACGGCAGTGGTGTAATTATTTCAAGGCCCCCCGACTCGACGGTTGATTCTATGGGCGTTGTAGGTATTGAACTAGACATTACTAATGGAAACATATATTTGCAGCATAAGACCAGTTGTGAAATTCATCAGCTAGATATCAATTTATCATACGTGTCACAAACTCCGCTGTATTCTGATGTTTCTTGCACGGCCATTGATTTTTTTCTATCTGCAGTATCTGCAGCAGAGGGCTTTTACACCTTGACCAATAACCACGCACTAATTCAAATTCCCTTGTCAGGGGGCTCGGACTCGAAAACAGATATAGTCAATGATTTAAACCTTGATACCCCCATTAATATGATTTTTGTTCCCAATTGCCCAATCCaggcaactcaaatatcatttaCTGCTTCCAAATATACCACGTGTGAAGGTACCAATATTACCGTTGAGATACTACGATCCCCACCCTGTTACGACCCCGTTGTAGCCCGTGTGTTACATTATGGTGGTAGCGCTAGCGCTTCACGGCCTAGCGATTATGGAGCCAAATCTGGGGACAGTGAAGGAATTAAGTTCCCAAATTTACAAAGTTTTACCTCTGTGAGTTTTGAAATATACGCCGATGATCGTACTGAAGGTAACGAAACCTTCATCGTAGAATTAGCCGATCCTTCCCAGTATGCACATGTTAGCCTGGGCGAGCCGTACAAAGCTGAAGTAACTATTATTGATAAATCAAGTTATATCCAGTTTGCTGAGAGTGCGTATGAAGTCCGCGAAGGTGATCCGACCCTGATGACCATTACTCTCGAGAGAATTGGCAATCTTGAAAACTCGGCAAGTGTGAGTTTAGTTGCCACACCAGGAACGGCAATGGAAGGTGACGACTATGATCCAAATATCGCCGATGTGACCTTCAACGCATTTGAATCTAAAGCCACAGCCGTTATATCTATTACCGACGACGACATACTTGAAATGGATGAAACCTTTCAAATTTCCATCTTTGAACCTCAATCGCAAGGTCAAAGCAGCACAGAAGTCCTGATAAAAGATGACGAAATCGGATTCACTTTTCAGCAAGATGGTAACGAATTCAACGAAGATATTGGCGAAGTAATAATACCTGTTGAGCGGGTTGGATCAACAGAGTTAGAAGGAAGTGTTAATATTGCGTTCCGTGATTCCAATGAAGACCATACAGCTATGGTTGGAGAGGATTTTACCCATTTTAACCCCACTACGCTCACGTTTGCTCCTGGACAGTCTGTTGTTAATATTTACGTATTCATTACAAACGACAACGAATACGAAAGTACCGAGTCCTTCCAAATCTCGATAAGTGACCCTCAACCGGAAGGATCCGATATTATCATCGCTACTACAACTGTGAGTATATTAGATGACGAGGAAAATATCCGATTCGCTAAAAACCAAGCCACTGCGCGGGAAGGTGAAACCACCATACTTCGGCTACAACTTATTCGTGACGTAGCTCTGAAAGAAACAAGCGTTCTCATTACTTCATGTGAAGCTTACAGAAGTGCTGTAGGCGGCCAAGACTTTGTCCCGATTAACTCCGCTGTAGTGAGATTTATTTTAGGAAACACAACTGCGTACACACCAGATGTAATCATCCTCAACGATAACATTGGCGAAGTCTATGAGTCTTTCAGGCTTGTCATAACTTCACCAGAGCAAGGAGCTATCGCATGTAATGAAGATATGACTAATGACATTTACATTGGTATTATCGATGACGATGGAGCAACACACAGGTTTTCATCTTCAAACTACGTTATTCCGGAGTATTCTGCTAATTTGAAAGTTCGAATCAACCAGGAGGGTATACTTTCAGATGACGATCAACAACGCGTAACTCTGTCTGCAATAAGTGGCTCTGCAATAAACAATCAAGATTTCGTTTTTAATGGTCCACGTAGACTCAATTTTGGTGACACAGGTTATACCGACGTTCTGATTCAAATTGTTTCTGACAACGAATACGAGCAAGGTGGTGAAACGTTTACCCTTCAACTAACTAATGATGACGGGGATATCCTCGATACGGCTTCCGTAACCATCCAAGATGACGATCGTCCACCTATTCCCCCACAACCGCAATCCTATTACTTCAGAGAAGATTCAATCACTGTGGTGGAATCCAAGGGAGAGATTCGAGTTGTCGTGTTACGCACTGAGCGATCCATACCTGCTACAATTTTGATTGATACCGTTACTGGATCTGCCACGCCAGGTGATGATTATTTCCCTCTCAATCGGTATCCGGTGGAATTCAGCGCTGGTGATCTTATAGCTGAGAAAGTGATCTATATCGTCAATGATGAAGATGGTGAAGATACAGAGACCTTCCAGGTTGTGTTGTCCTCACCTACTGATGGCGGATCTATTACGGGTGGCCCATTGACCGTTACCATAACGGACGACGATGAAAGCATCGACAACGCCTTATCCACAGCGGTTTTGATTGGTATTATCGCGGGGATATTAGGGGCTTTGATCGTACTGGCGGTATTGATGTGTGTATGTTATATTGCGTTTATAAGTAATGGCCGACGCACTGCTTGTGCAGTGCCACCTGTCCAATATAACAGCAGATACGGGCAACCaataacatattaa